The DNA segment aacgcctgaaggtttatgcGGCAAAAGGGCAAAGGAAaggttattccttagcacggctgtctTGATGTGTGAGACTACCAATAATTACTAATTAGCCATTAATTCTTCAAGTTCAAAATCCACAACCATCGAGAAGATAATTATTGCATATTACAAGCTGGCCATCAAAATTACTATTTCGGCTAGATTGCCGATTAGCTTCGTCAAATCCGTGCTTCCCTCCTTGATCACAATTCAAAGTgttaaatgggtcagttgcgttagtctcagaattgtattttgatgaCATCAGATTAcagatcagcaaaaaatgacaagatcTGTCCAAAACCCAAGTTTTCTTGTCCGATACCAGCGGAgatattcctcttcaaatagcatggcgtatgacgtcatccatcacaGTAGTGCATACTATAGTTTCTTCCACGTTGGTTTCATCTATGATTTAAGTAGAGCTACCAATACAAACGTGTACATCACTAATTGATGAATCAAAGGTGGATGGAACCATGGTGTAagctaccgcagtggatgacatcatacacTGTGTTTTTAAAAGGGCAATATTTCCATTAATACTGGATGGAAAAACTAAGCATCTGGACATaactgattcctttttgcttatCTATGAGCTGAAACCATCAAAATGCACtcctgtgaccagcgcaactgacccattacaaAGGATTCACCTcaattagaaattttaaatgatacaATACAAAAAGTCAGCGTCATTGACTCATTGTTAAGAGTCTGGGTAATACTTCTGGTAACAAGTCTTCGTTGAAGGCACCAAAATCCATACTCCTAATTAGCAGGCTTTTAGCTAATACAGGTCAATGGACTGCCACATCAGTAAATTTACCCACGTCTATTGATAATAATAGGCAGGAAAAATCTCAGTGTTTAATATGACCGCAGCAAATGATGATCTTCAGATACAAGATTTGATTAATTTCTGAAGCAGTCAAGCTACATAGAGGTCTTACCAGCGAGTACTCCAGCTGCAGATTTTGCTGTAGTAGTTGTTGATCCTTGCTCTTTTACCAGCTGGCGTCCTAGATACTCCctgaaataaaacacaaataaaaaattaacgacATAATTAATTAAGACAATTTTACTCCTTAGGTGTGTACAACAGGTATAATTCTAGACTCCAGTAGCAAAATATTTATATGCACGCAATAATCATTTACCATTAACATGGATCTACTGAAAAACTAATACAGTGCTCTCTGTAGTGGATCTCAAGGGACCCAAAGATTCACCTGGTACAGAGAGACACCTACTGGACAGAGAGGGTAATACATGTATTTAATACAGGAAAAGACGGGTGAATTTATCCTTTGCGGAGTTTTCTCTTACAAAGAAAGAGAATTACAGAAGATtgggcaaaaaaagaaaaaggaaaatagttgATATGATTGGCAGGTTCTATACCCCATAAGTACCTTATATCTCTTTTGTTAaggtgtgcattatgacatgctCAGTATCCATGCAGCTTTCTTATGATCACCTGCAAGTGTCACTTatgattcaaaatgaaagaaaaaggagagaataAGAGGGGCCGAAATGATTGAAGGACTGGTCAACATTAAAAGTTGGCTTGCTGGGCATTAAACAACGGGTTAAGGGTTTAAAGTTCTGCACTCAAAGAACACAGAGATGTTCCTTCAAAGAGAAAACTAATAATTGGCTTTAGTTGTTGAGACAATACGGCCACCGCAAATATGAGGTATTTCCTCAAATGGGTACTGGGATCACTATGAATTAATCATTTCCCGAAGCATCGCCATCACTCTCCAGATCACTAAAATGTTGGTGAAGGCCGCTCATAGGTCTAATAAAGAGGAGTGGGAAAAGAGAGAAATGCGAAGATTTGAATAGAGAAGGGAAGAGCACAAAGTTTTCAGAGAAAGGCGCAtgtttgaaactttgatttttgattgaaaaagatTTGAAACATAGTTGCCAGGTTGTCTCAACATACTATCCTCTTGCTGACGTTTTCAAAATAACATTGGACTGAAACAAATTGCTTCAAAGgtttataaaatgatttattttttcaacaccTAAAGTAGTTAGCCAATTGGTAGAGGGGTGGCGACTGTCACGGTTCTAGTGCAGAATCCATTTGCTGTATCTAAAGTTACAATTCTGACCAATCTATCTAATCCAGGGTGACACTTAGCAATTTCTACTACTTCCAAGCAGATAGATGGTAAAAATCTGTCATTCACCGTCACCTCTGTCATTGGTCAAAATTAAATGTAATATGACAatatttccggaaaattgatcaaaatataaagttgagaacttttttgagagagaaaaaatagccAAATGTTATGGTACTAAAAATCAGATACAAATATTTCTTAGGGAAACTACTTAGAATAAACCTCGATTAAGCATAGATTTCTGGTTTTGTTAAGTTATGGTAACATTGGAATACCACTGTATCTTTGTgaattgatgtttaaaaatttcggagcattgataaaatttggaaactttcacgAGATTGAGCAATGCCGATTAATAGTGTGTATGTACGTAAATCGATCAATGTTGAGAAAATTCGGCATTTTCGTGAAATTAGCCaatgttgataaaatttgaaatttactttaattgaaaaaaatgtagtcaacatttacattttcataaatattgcaatgttggtaaaattaatttttttttcttttatttattggtTAGAAGCATAGGGGACTACAATGAGTACAAAGTATTCACCCTTAACTtagaattcataaaatttgactgcgttggcaaaatttcagagcTCCAGTTTCAAAGCGATGTTGTGGCAGTACGGTTGCAACATGTGTCAACTGCACTGGAACATGTCATAATTTTTCTACCGATAATATAATTTGATATCAGTCCTTGACATCTAAATTATAGTCTATTTTAAAGCATGCTGAAGCACAAGAGAATGCATTGAAGTATATCCAAAAGGCATTGCTCAAATACCTATCACATATCTAGCTCAAACTTAATGAGACCTAGGTTTTGAGTACCTAAATGCTAGAATAAAAACCAATGAATCTTAGAAAAATCGACATGAGTAAATAAAATAGGACTGGAAGTACCCGAATagcccatttaaacacacaaaataatgaaaaattgatttttttagaaatctaagttcaaatttgtttatcttatgccaaaataccctcaaattccaagttttaggcaaatccatcagcaaaaaaccgaggtgacaattttcggccattttaaactttaaccggcggccattttggaaatttcggttttttggaaaatctaacgtcaaattcttttttctcgtgtcaaaatatcccaacataccgattttcacgcaaatccatcgacaaataaccggtgtgaattttcggccattttgaactttaaccggccgccattttgaaacggtttgagatactgacttcgggtttgcgcgaaaagttttctttttttatgctctttcgaacgagctatcacaaagggggtcttcccatttgaaaattaaaagttgggggccgttgctcccccaaggggggcccccctgaaaattttaggggggccaaaaagtagctccttttgacctaggaatatcccccaagtttcaaatctttacctcaattaggtaaaaagttagagggggtggaagggacttttggatcaccctgtatgcatCTCTCATGAGAATTGGACCCAGAGCGGAATCTTGTCATACCCTCACCTTTTGTAAAGGCAGGTTACAGAAGTTCAATAATGGCGAAGTTTTTGATCCAGCTCCCAAGAAAAGGGGggtaaaagaaaaatcaacttttcgacataacttttgaacggttgcaGATATCGAGTGGCAGAATCGGTTTTAATGGCGATTAGGAGTTGCAGAGCGCTACGGTACACTGGGTTAGTGGCATAATATAGATATACTTGTTCAAACTATTTGTAAATTAACCGAAGATGATGTCAGTGATaatcaagattttgaaattttttgcttccaTTAAGTTaagaatctaatttttttttatttttactcactCCTTAtgttttctgtaaaaacatCAATAGTCTGTGATGCTGAATGACTCTAattaaattaactaactaactatctgCAATCATTCTTAAAATATGATCAAGCAGGCATCAATGCTTTGAATGCACCCTCTGCGCAAGTGTGTAGGGCCGGCATGAAAGAATGGGTGGGTATAAAAGCCAACTTACCCTGAATACAGCCAAGATGATGCGGGTAACTTCTTCTCTCACAGAGTCACTGAGAATATCTGCTAGGATTGGAATGACGCCTAATCTGTGAATTTAAGAGCAACCAGAATTATGTTAGAGTGAAGGGAAAAAATAGAGGTAGCTTCATTTTCTTATTGTCTTCTCTTACTACGCATGAACTTTTCTCTCAACCAGACTACACGATCAAATCATTTCCTAGTTAATCCCTTGATATTAGACTGACAGAGAACATTTTCCTCATTGTATACGGCCTGGAAAAGTTCTAAATTTAGTAACAATGCCATACAGGACAGCAATTTGTTTAATACATTGAAATTATACTAATTAGTAACATATTAAACATTCATCCATATTCTAGGGAAGGGTTTCTGATTTTTAATGAACTGCTCCCGCCTTTAAACTTGTTCTTTTTCAACTGGTCTTCTAGCCTGATATTTGAGTTAGAGGTACCATAAGGGTCCAGCTTATTTCTGTCATGGAGGAAAATTGACGAGGCCCGGGTGGCAATCAGTTatatctatgaaaataataggctgtagaaaatttgagccaatttgaagcttttttaaatacacggaaaaaaaaagaattgctgatccagcaattcaattgctaaaaacagtgagtgcaatgtttcaacgcagattttacaacaaaaaaatgctactttaaccacccccgtggttaaattagtttacaatgtggttaaagtagcatttttttgttgtaaaatctgcgttgaaacattgcactcactgtttatAGCAATTGAAtggttgaatcagcaattttttttttccgtgtagtgctcaaagggataaaaaatatgggtaaaattacattggtttgaatgggcggaaaaacgcctgatcAACGAAAATGCGTTTTACGGATCTAATatgcgcttaaatgaagaaaaccgGACCTTAACCCTGGATGCCAAGAGAGGCATCCAGGGGCCCTTTCAAGACgggaaaatcacacttttgacccatggGTGACGGTAGGGGAGATCACTCAAGTGCAAGATAAAATATATACACCAATTTCATTCTAGGCTCAAGAAATAGTATGAGGCAACATTGTAAAGAGCCAAGTATAGTTCTCAAGGGCTGAAACAACTTTTATACAGTATTTCTCATCAAGTTGTGAGATACATTTGCCTCTTCAACTTCGGAACACTTATTTTGAGTTTGATCTGAAAGTCTCAAAAGCGATCACTTAGCTGTGGGCGCAGCGCCTCAAAACCAGCTACACCATGACCCCGCTGTCCCCACTCATGgatcaaaagtgtgattttctcgtttccAATGGGCCCCTGGATGCCTCTCTAAGAGCTGGAcaggttttcttcatttcagCGCATTTTAGATCCAAGAAATGCATTTTCGCAGATCAGGCGTTTTTACGCCCATAGTTTTAATCTCTTCGAGCATCatctaaaaaagcttcaaattggctcaaattttatacagcctattattttcatagacAGAGCCGATTGCCACCCGGACTTCCTACATGACGGTCCCTAGCGAggaatttaaaacatttatggCATGATAAGGCTATCTGACCTGatatttcaacaatttaaaaacaaaattcttcTTCAACAGACAATTAACACTTTTAGACTTATTTGTATATACTCacttgttcattttttgagcaaatttaggGTTGAAAGGCAGTAACCGAAGACAGAACATAAGTTGGTactgaatttggaaatttactTGTCCGGAGGCAAGGACTTTCAACAATGTTGAAGGCCCTCCAACTTTGATGAAAGCCAAACGATATTCATCGTGACGAAGAACTACTTGCAAGCATCTTCCGACAAAAAGAAGTCCTCTCCCTAAAAGACAACAAATTCGATGAAATCAGTAAACGCATCCTGAAGACGTCAGATCAAGATTGAACTGAGGCCCACTGATAGGACCTAGGGCATACTTAAATGAGAAGGGTGTGGATTaagaagtttaagaaaaattctatCTGTTTCAGAAGAGATGGGATTTTTTAATGCAAGTTCAAATATTAAAAGGTGACTTTTCCAGCAGATTCACTCATATTCTTTTGCTTGAAGAgtttactttgaaaattgagtCGGACTTTTCCAGATCATCACATTTGAGGATTTAGGTGGAAAAACGGCATGAGTCAGAAAATAGCGGTTTGAGAAAACGAAGGTTGAATATTTTAA comes from the Bemisia tabaci chromosome 7, PGI_BMITA_v3 genome and includes:
- the LOC109040959 gene encoding V-type proton ATPase subunit H-like isoform X3, with product MFCLRLLPFNPKFAQKMNKLGVIPILADILSDSVREEVTRIILAVFRGVSRTPAGKRARINNYYSKICSWSTRCLVQTNWAVRVTVTVSAV
- the LOC109040959 gene encoding V-type proton ATPase subunit H-like isoform X4 yields the protein MFCLRLLPFNPKFAQKMNKLGVIPILADILSDSVREEVTRIILAVFRGVSRTPAGKRARINNYYSKICSWSTR